A region from the Anaerolineae bacterium genome encodes:
- the rplC gene encoding 50S ribosomal protein L3 yields MVKGLIGRKIGMTQVFDEEGNAIPVTLIEAGPCYVTQVRRPEKDGYSAVQLGFQEVNPKKLTGGQLGHLKRAGVPPLRYLREFRVKAPGVQEGDKVTVEVFAVGDRVDVTGTSKGRGFQGVVKRLGFGGGPKTHGQSDRWRAPGSRGAATFPGRTWKGAKGPGQMGNRQVTVMGLKVVLVDPERNLLAVKGAVPGPKGGLVLIREARKQ; encoded by the coding sequence ATGGTTAAAGGGCTGATTGGACGGAAGATCGGCATGACCCAGGTCTTCGATGAGGAAGGTAATGCCATCCCGGTGACCCTCATCGAGGCTGGGCCTTGCTATGTTACCCAGGTGCGCCGCCCGGAGAAGGATGGTTACTCGGCGGTGCAGTTGGGGTTTCAAGAGGTCAACCCGAAGAAGTTGACGGGTGGGCAGTTGGGTCACCTGAAGCGCGCAGGGGTGCCGCCGCTGCGCTACTTGCGGGAGTTCCGGGTGAAGGCCCCCGGTGTCCAGGAAGGCGACAAGGTTACCGTGGAAGTGTTCGCCGTAGGGGATCGGGTGGATGTGACCGGGACGAGCAAGGGCCGCGGTTTCCAGGGTGTGGTCAAGCGCCTGGGGTTTGGTGGCGGGCCCAAGACGCACGGTCAGTCGGACCGGTGGCGCGCGCCGGGTTCCCGTGGGGCGGCGACTTTCCCCGGTCGTACCTGGAAAGGCGCCAAGGGCCCCGGTCAGATGGGGAACCGGCAGGTGACCGTGATGGGTTTAAAGGTCGTGTTGGTGGATCCGGAGCGCAATTTGTTGGCGGTGAAGGGTGCGGTGCCTGGCCCGAAAGGGGGCCTGGTGCTCATCCGCGAAGCCCGGAAACAGTAA